Genomic window (Aquimarina sp. BL5):
CATTGTTTAATGCAGCACACAATAAAAAAGCCGAAAAAAAAGGAATTATTAAAATTAAATAAATATCAAAATGTAAATTAAGTACTACTCCAATTCCAATTAAAAACATCATCCAATCACTAGCCCAAATGGATTGAGTGTTGTTGAGACTTTTATAGAATTGATAGATAGATACGCCTATAGAAAATTCGAATAAGCAGCGAAAAGTACTAGTGATTCTCCAAATTGGAGTACCTGCTGCATATTCTTTAGTAAAATGGTGTATTAATATTAAAGCAAAAAGACTTACAACAAGTGCTAAAGCAGTAATTGTATTTTTATTCTTATTAATAAAAGGGATAACTAAAATAGCTAATAGGTATATCCACCACTCCGAAGCTACTGACCAAGAAGGTACATTCCAAGACCATCCATCAATAAGACCTATGGCATCAAGGAAAAATAATTGCAAAACAAAATCATTAAAACCAGAAGGTGGTTTTAATTTATCTGCAAACTCAGGAACAAAGACAAGTAATGCTAAAAAATGAATTGCAAATAAAATCATGATGAAAAAATGCAATGGATATATTCGACTAAATCTTGCCCAAATATATTTTTTAATTACCTTTTTGTTTAAGTTACTCAATTGTTGACTGTACACATGACATATTACGAAACCACTTAGAATAAAGAAAAAATCTACCCAAAGGTCACCACGAGCTATAAAAAAGGTGCTATTTGTCGATATCAACCTAGGAAAACCTTGCATCATTAAAAATGCATCATAGTGAAAAAACATTACCATAATTGCAGCAATACCTCGCAATGGTGTGAGAGAATCTATAAATTTTATTTGTTTCATTTTGCAATATTTTTATTCATATAGTTAACTCAATTCATAAACTAATGGACTAGATTTAACAGAAGCCTCACAATTATCAAAAAGCAAGCGACAATAAAAAAAATTATTATATATAAAATATTAATATACCAATAGTTACCTCTAATAAATGAAGATCTTAAAAGAATAAACAGGTCAATTTTCACTAAATACTATCTATTTTAGATTTATTAGAAAAAAACCGATAACAAGGGCTATAATTAATACGGGGTTTGGGGTTTAATCCAAAGTTTAGTGTATTTTTATAAAGTCCGCCAAATCTTTTTGATTTAGCATTAAAATAAAAAATTAAAGCAAAATAAAAAGTTTTGGCTAAGTGCTTAATCG
Coding sequences:
- a CDS encoding acyltransferase, which translates into the protein MKQIKFIDSLTPLRGIAAIMVMFFHYDAFLMMQGFPRLISTNSTFFIARGDLWVDFFFILSGFVICHVYSQQLSNLNKKVIKKYIWARFSRIYPLHFFIMILFAIHFLALLVFVPEFADKLKPPSGFNDFVLQLFFLDAIGLIDGWSWNVPSWSVASEWWIYLLAILVIPFINKNKNTITALALVVSLFALILIHHFTKEYAAGTPIWRITSTFRCLFEFSIGVSIYQFYKSLNNTQSIWASDWMMFLIGIGVVLNLHFDIYLILIIPFFSAFLLCAALNNGLPSRILNAKPFVFLGDLSYSIYLIHIFWLMRFGRMWVELYYKPDYPESEPTSIDHFIWLTVLFFATISSSYLTHRFVELKAQKKLRTIFP